Proteins found in one Mytilus edulis chromosome 2, xbMytEdul2.2, whole genome shotgun sequence genomic segment:
- the LOC139512650 gene encoding serine/arginine-rich splicing factor 10-like isoform X2, translated as MSRYSRPPNTSLYVRNVNEGAREDEMRAMFGKYGPLKDVYIPLDYYSRLPRGFAYIQFEDPRDADDALYHLDRTRYQGRELEIEFARGDRKSPGQMRTKDRRPYHGSRYDDHDRRRSHRSHSRSPRRYRSISRSPRRSRRSRTRSRTPDRRRSRSRSYDRRRSRSRSYKRRSYSRSKSRSYDRQRSRDRSRSYSRSPSPRENGAP; from the exons ATGTCACGCTATTCAAGGCCTCCAAATACATCTTTATATGTCAGAAATGTTAACGAAGGAGCAAg GGAAGATGAAATGAGAGCGATGTTTGGTAAATATGGACCATTGAAAGATGTCTATATACCATTAGACTATTATTCTAGGCTACCTAGAGGATTTGCATATATTCA GTTTGAAGATCCTAGAGATGCTGATGATGCACTTTATCACTTGGACAGAACTAGATATCAGGGCAGAGAATTGGAGATAGAATTTGCAAGGGGAGATAGAAAAT CACCAGGTCAGATGAGAACAAAAGACAGAAGACCATACCATGGATCCCGTTATGATGATCATGATAGAAGGAGGTCACATAGATCACACAGCAGAAGCCCAAGAAG ATACAGATCAATATCACGGTCACCAAGGAG GTCAAGAAGATCCCGAACAAGATCCAGAACACCAGACAGAAG AAGATCAAGATCAAGATCTTATGACAGAAG GAGGTCAAGGAGCAGAAGTTACAAAAG GAGGTCATACAGTAGGTCAAAGAGCAGGTCATATGACAGACAGAGAAGTAGAGACAG ATCACGTTCATACAGTCGATCACCATCACCAAGGGAGAATGGAGCACCATGA
- the LOC139512650 gene encoding serine/arginine-rich splicing factor 10-like isoform X1, producing MSRYSRPPNTSLYVRNVNEGAREDEMRAMFGKYGPLKDVYIPLDYYSRLPRGFAYIQFEDPRDADDALYHLDRTRYQGRELEIEFARGDRKSPGQMRTKDRRPYHGSRYDDHDRRRSHRSHSRSPRRYRSISRSPRRSRRSRTRSRTPDRRRSRSRSYDRSRRSRSRSYKRRSYSRSKSRSYDRQRSRDRSRSYSRSPSPRENGAP from the exons ATGTCACGCTATTCAAGGCCTCCAAATACATCTTTATATGTCAGAAATGTTAACGAAGGAGCAAg GGAAGATGAAATGAGAGCGATGTTTGGTAAATATGGACCATTGAAAGATGTCTATATACCATTAGACTATTATTCTAGGCTACCTAGAGGATTTGCATATATTCA GTTTGAAGATCCTAGAGATGCTGATGATGCACTTTATCACTTGGACAGAACTAGATATCAGGGCAGAGAATTGGAGATAGAATTTGCAAGGGGAGATAGAAAAT CACCAGGTCAGATGAGAACAAAAGACAGAAGACCATACCATGGATCCCGTTATGATGATCATGATAGAAGGAGGTCACATAGATCACACAGCAGAAGCCCAAGAAG ATACAGATCAATATCACGGTCACCAAGGAG GTCAAGAAGATCCCGAACAAGATCCAGAACACCAGACAGAAG AAGATCAAGATCAAGATCTTATGACAGAAG caGGAGGTCAAGGAGCAGAAGTTACAAAAG GAGGTCATACAGTAGGTCAAAGAGCAGGTCATATGACAGACAGAGAAGTAGAGACAG ATCACGTTCATACAGTCGATCACCATCACCAAGGGAGAATGGAGCACCATGA
- the LOC139512650 gene encoding serine/arginine-rich splicing factor 10-like isoform X3 produces the protein MSRYSRPPNTSLYVRNVNEGAREDEMRAMFGKYGPLKDVYIPLDYYSRLPRGFAYIQFEDPRDADDALYHLDRTRYQGRELEIEFARGDRKSPGQMRTKDRRPYHGSRYDDHDRRRSHRSHSRSPRRSRRSRTRSRTPDRRRSRSRSYDRSRRSRSRSYKRRSYSRSKSRSYDRQRSRDRSRSYSRSPSPRENGAP, from the exons ATGTCACGCTATTCAAGGCCTCCAAATACATCTTTATATGTCAGAAATGTTAACGAAGGAGCAAg GGAAGATGAAATGAGAGCGATGTTTGGTAAATATGGACCATTGAAAGATGTCTATATACCATTAGACTATTATTCTAGGCTACCTAGAGGATTTGCATATATTCA GTTTGAAGATCCTAGAGATGCTGATGATGCACTTTATCACTTGGACAGAACTAGATATCAGGGCAGAGAATTGGAGATAGAATTTGCAAGGGGAGATAGAAAAT CACCAGGTCAGATGAGAACAAAAGACAGAAGACCATACCATGGATCCCGTTATGATGATCATGATAGAAGGAGGTCACATAGATCACACAGCAGAAGCCCAAGAAG GTCAAGAAGATCCCGAACAAGATCCAGAACACCAGACAGAAG AAGATCAAGATCAAGATCTTATGACAGAAG caGGAGGTCAAGGAGCAGAAGTTACAAAAG GAGGTCATACAGTAGGTCAAAGAGCAGGTCATATGACAGACAGAGAAGTAGAGACAG ATCACGTTCATACAGTCGATCACCATCACCAAGGGAGAATGGAGCACCATGA
- the LOC139512650 gene encoding serine/arginine-rich splicing factor 10-like isoform X4 — MSRYSRPPNTSLYVRNVNEGAREDEMRAMFGKYGPLKDVYIPLDYYSRLPRGFAYIQFEDPRDADDALYHLDRTRYQGRELEIEFARGDRKSPGQMRTKDRRPYHGSRYDDHDRRRSHRSHSRSPRRSRRSRTRSRTPDRRRSRSRSYDRRRSRSRSYKRRSYSRSKSRSYDRQRSRDRSRSYSRSPSPRENGAP; from the exons ATGTCACGCTATTCAAGGCCTCCAAATACATCTTTATATGTCAGAAATGTTAACGAAGGAGCAAg GGAAGATGAAATGAGAGCGATGTTTGGTAAATATGGACCATTGAAAGATGTCTATATACCATTAGACTATTATTCTAGGCTACCTAGAGGATTTGCATATATTCA GTTTGAAGATCCTAGAGATGCTGATGATGCACTTTATCACTTGGACAGAACTAGATATCAGGGCAGAGAATTGGAGATAGAATTTGCAAGGGGAGATAGAAAAT CACCAGGTCAGATGAGAACAAAAGACAGAAGACCATACCATGGATCCCGTTATGATGATCATGATAGAAGGAGGTCACATAGATCACACAGCAGAAGCCCAAGAAG GTCAAGAAGATCCCGAACAAGATCCAGAACACCAGACAGAAG AAGATCAAGATCAAGATCTTATGACAGAAG GAGGTCAAGGAGCAGAAGTTACAAAAG GAGGTCATACAGTAGGTCAAAGAGCAGGTCATATGACAGACAGAGAAGTAGAGACAG ATCACGTTCATACAGTCGATCACCATCACCAAGGGAGAATGGAGCACCATGA